One Faecalispora anaeroviscerum genomic window carries:
- a CDS encoding response regulator, with protein sequence MSEATHKILVVEDDRQIQSFISYALEQDGFSYLSANTGHGAMSLLISEPIELLLLDLGLPDCDGMEIIKKVREWSDMPIIVVSARDQDREKAAALDAGADDYLTKPFSATELLARIRVAIRHLRRQNAEKPQAVYQVGELKIDMERRLTYLSGEELHLTPMEYSLLALLFKNCGKVLTTRYIIREVWGVGYGNDTQALRALMAALRRKVETNPAKPRYIVTEIGVGYRLVDE encoded by the coding sequence ATGAGTGAAGCCACTCATAAAATTCTGGTTGTAGAGGACGACAGACAAATTCAAAGCTTCATCAGCTATGCGCTCGAGCAGGATGGTTTTTCTTACCTGAGTGCAAACACCGGACACGGCGCCATGAGCCTATTGATTTCGGAACCGATCGAGCTTTTGCTGCTCGATCTGGGTCTGCCGGACTGCGACGGCATGGAAATCATCAAAAAGGTGCGCGAATGGTCGGACATGCCCATCATAGTCGTCTCCGCCCGGGATCAGGACAGAGAAAAGGCTGCGGCGCTCGATGCCGGCGCGGACGATTACCTGACAAAACCGTTTTCCGCTACTGAGCTTTTGGCGCGTATCCGTGTTGCTATCCGGCATCTGCGCAGGCAGAACGCTGAAAAGCCCCAGGCAGTCTATCAGGTGGGAGAGCTGAAAATTGATATGGAGCGACGCCTGACCTACCTTAGCGGAGAAGAGCTTCACCTGACCCCCATGGAATACAGTCTGCTGGCTTTGCTGTTCAAAAACTGCGGCAAGGTGCTGACAACCAGATACATTATTCGTGAGGTATGGGGAGTCGGTTACGGCAACGACACCCAAGCCCTGCGCGCGCTGATGGCTGCGCTGCGCCGCAAAGTGGAAACAAACCCGGCAAAGCCGCGCTACATCGTAACCGAAATTGGGGTAGGATACCGGCTGGTGGATGAATAG
- a CDS encoding ATP-binding protein: MSHKNQIKTVLLHLFIVLVLLLSAAGIGYLLRDFGLPEANIVIVFFLAVLLTSLLISSYVVAIFTSVLAAFLFNFLFTEPYFSFSLNAPSYITTLFFMSIAALLTSMVTFHAKQNERNAKERELESRALYALTNLLTDAKTFPEIAELAADTISKSVCAGAACLCFDENGEPEDFYVQCMPGHPIRRRTEDVPRILQSLSDLDAGYVAGPVFYDWPIYAKDSILGLIRLPREKAQRLSPAQIRILRSMIESTALAMDRFLSSQQRIRLHEETVQERYRVNLLRAISHDLRTPLAGMMGTSEMLLGMTDSADPRRPLMEGIYKDAGWLHSLVENILSLTRLQDGMLAISKQMEAAEEILGGAARYVMRHHPGYDIEVHAPDELFLVPMDAKLISQVLINLLENAVKHTDSPGEICVSVEEDKENQKAVFSVRDRGSGIGNSDLPHIFELFYTSHAKESDSRKGVGLGLAICDTIVKAHGGSIWAHNRTDGSGAEFVFNLPLEVKDHE, encoded by the coding sequence ATGTCTCATAAAAACCAAATCAAAACCGTTCTTCTGCATTTATTTATTGTGCTTGTTCTTCTGCTATCAGCGGCAGGAATCGGATACCTGCTGCGCGATTTTGGACTGCCCGAAGCCAATATCGTGATTGTTTTCTTTTTAGCTGTTCTATTGACCTCACTCCTGATTTCAAGCTATGTCGTGGCCATTTTCACCTCAGTGCTTGCAGCATTTCTGTTTAATTTTTTGTTTACCGAACCTTATTTCAGCTTTTCGTTGAACGCACCCAGCTATATTACCACCCTATTCTTCATGAGTATTGCGGCTTTGCTGACCAGCATGGTAACGTTCCATGCCAAGCAGAACGAAAGAAACGCGAAGGAACGGGAGCTGGAATCTCGCGCTCTTTACGCTCTGACCAACCTGCTGACAGATGCAAAAACCTTTCCCGAAATTGCTGAGCTGGCAGCGGATACCATCAGCAAATCGGTATGCGCAGGTGCAGCCTGTTTGTGTTTTGATGAAAACGGTGAACCGGAAGATTTTTATGTTCAATGCATGCCGGGCCATCCAATACGACGCCGCACAGAGGACGTACCGCGCATACTGCAAAGTCTTTCTGACCTAGACGCCGGCTACGTGGCTGGACCCGTATTTTACGACTGGCCGATTTATGCAAAGGACTCGATTTTGGGGCTGATCCGACTGCCGAGGGAGAAAGCGCAGCGCCTGTCTCCGGCGCAGATTCGGATTCTTCGCTCCATGATCGAAAGCACCGCCCTCGCGATGGATCGCTTTTTGTCTTCTCAGCAGCGAATCCGCCTGCATGAAGAAACCGTACAGGAGCGCTACCGGGTCAACCTGCTGCGGGCGATCTCTCATGATCTGCGCACCCCTTTGGCGGGAATGATGGGAACGTCGGAAATGCTGCTGGGGATGACCGACAGCGCTGACCCCCGCCGCCCTCTGATGGAAGGCATCTATAAGGACGCCGGCTGGCTGCATTCTCTGGTGGAGAACATTCTCAGCCTAACCCGCCTGCAGGACGGCATGCTCGCCATCAGCAAGCAAATGGAGGCCGCCGAAGAAATTCTGGGCGGAGCCGCCCGTTATGTGATGCGTCACCACCCTGGATACGATATTGAGGTTCACGCGCCGGATGAGCTGTTTCTTGTTCCGATGGATGCGAAGCTGATCAGCCAGGTGCTGATCAACCTGCTGGAAAATGCGGTAAAGCATACCGACTCACCCGGTGAAATTTGCGTTTCCGTCGAAGAAGACAAGGAAAATCAAAAAGCGGTTTTCTCGGTACGTGACCGCGGCAGCGGAATCGGGAATTCGGATCTTCCCCATATTTTCGAGCTGTTCTATACATCCCACGCAAAGGAATCGGATTCCCGCAAGGGAGTCGGCCTTGGCCTGGCCATTTGTGACACGATCGTAAAGGCCCACGGCGGAAGCATCTGGGCGCACAACCGTACTGACGGCTCCGGTGCGGAATTTGTGTTCAACCTACCGTTGGAGGTGAAAGACCATGAGTGA